In Bacillota bacterium, one genomic interval encodes:
- the acpP gene encoding acyl carrier protein, with the protein MKDVFAIVRRITARILRVDEARVEMGSRFKQDLAADSINLVEIAMAIEQEFDITLEDDEVTNITTVADAVNYILKRP; encoded by the coding sequence ATGAAAGACGTTTTTGCCATAGTGCGCCGTATTACCGCGCGAATTTTGCGAGTCGATGAGGCCCGGGTGGAAATGGGCTCTCGGTTTAAACAGGACCTCGCGGCAGACTCCATTAACTTGGTGGAGATAGCCATGGCCATCGAGCAGGAGTTTGACATCACTCTTGAGGACGATGAGGTCACGAATATCACTACAGTTGCCGATGCCGTCAACTACATCCTGAAAAGGCCTTAG
- the ylbJ gene encoding sporulation integral membrane protein YlbJ, whose protein sequence is MGRRGRKDVGGSLLLASVAVILTIAMVLFPEDTFSAALKGLRVWWEIVFPALLPFFVFSEILMGLGVVNAMGVLLEPLMRPLFNVPGVGSFVMAMGLASGYPLGAILTAKLRRQNACTQVEAERLISFANTADPLFMFGAVAVGMFGDATLGTIMALAHYLASLGVGVCMRFYRRHAPRTKDSHHSGNIIVNSLVELHRARKRDGRPLGQLMGDAIRNSVQSLLTIGGFIIIFSVLIRLATIVGAVDFLGRLIAFLLAPLGVAAALAPAAVAGIFEITIGTQMCSTALAPLQQRVAMAGAVIAWSGLSVHGQVASIINDTDIRLTPYLFARLLHAVLAFVATILLWNVFAAFNINLAVPAFLTTIPSPSPYFFWHRLYFTGIRAAAFLGIAVVFSALVIGLTRIKISVWRVKA, encoded by the coding sequence ATGGGACGGCGAGGACGCAAAGATGTTGGGGGATCACTTCTACTGGCCAGCGTGGCGGTAATACTCACCATCGCCATGGTACTTTTTCCTGAGGATACTTTCTCTGCCGCCTTGAAAGGCCTACGAGTTTGGTGGGAGATTGTCTTTCCCGCCCTCTTGCCCTTTTTCGTTTTCTCAGAGATCCTGATGGGCCTCGGGGTGGTTAATGCCATGGGAGTACTACTGGAGCCTCTCATGCGGCCGCTCTTTAATGTGCCGGGTGTGGGCTCCTTTGTCATGGCCATGGGGCTAGCCTCGGGCTACCCACTCGGCGCTATCCTGACGGCCAAGTTGCGCCGGCAAAACGCTTGTACGCAAGTTGAGGCCGAGCGTCTCATCTCCTTCGCCAACACGGCTGACCCTTTATTTATGTTTGGTGCGGTCGCGGTAGGCATGTTCGGAGATGCTACCTTAGGCACCATTATGGCGCTGGCTCATTACTTAGCGAGCCTAGGGGTCGGCGTATGTATGCGCTTTTATCGCCGCCATGCCCCGCGCACGAAGGATTCACATCATAGCGGTAACATCATCGTCAATTCTCTCGTCGAACTGCACCGTGCCCGGAAACGGGACGGCAGACCACTAGGTCAGCTAATGGGGGATGCCATTCGCAATTCTGTACAGAGCCTCTTGACCATCGGGGGGTTTATTATAATTTTCTCTGTTCTTATAAGGTTGGCAACTATTGTGGGGGCAGTAGACTTTCTGGGCAGACTAATTGCCTTTCTACTAGCGCCACTCGGGGTAGCCGCTGCCCTCGCGCCTGCCGCCGTGGCGGGCATATTTGAAATCACTATCGGCACACAAATGTGTTCTACGGCCCTTGCCCCCCTGCAGCAGAGAGTGGCCATGGCGGGGGCAGTTATTGCCTGGAGCGGCCTATCGGTACATGGCCAAGTGGCCAGCATTATCAACGACACCGATATTAGGCTGACTCCCTACCTATTCGCACGCTTGTTGCATGCGGTACTGGCCTTTGTGGCCACAATATTATTGTGGAATGTTTTTGCCGCCTTTAACATTAACCTAGCCGTTCCGGCCTTTCTCACCACCATACCTAGCCCTAGCCCCTACTTCTTCTGGCATCGCCTCTACTTCACCGGGATAAGAGCGGCAGCCTTCCTAGGGATAGCGGTAGTATTCTCGGCGCTGGTGATTGGCCTCACGAGAATAAAGATTAGCGTCTGGCGTGTAAAAGCCTAG
- the rpmF gene encoding 50S ribosomal protein L32: protein MALPKRKTSKSRRDKRRANWKLTSPGMVLCPQCHEAKLPHHICKACGFYKTRKVLAVK from the coding sequence ATGGCACTACCAAAGAGAAAAACTTCAAAGTCTCGCCGCGATAAGAGGCGCGCCAATTGGAAGCTAACCTCCCCTGGGATGGTACTATGCCCCCAGTGTCATGAGGCCAAGCTCCCCCATCACATTTGTAAGGCCTGCGGGTTCTACAAAACCAGAAAAGTTTTGGCTGTTAAGTAG
- a CDS encoding stage V sporulation protein S, whose amino-acid sequence MEVLKVSAHSNPKSVAGALAAVLRERGTAELQAVGAGAVNQAVKAIAICRGYVASNGVNLVTIPAFADIFIDGQERTAMRFIVHPR is encoded by the coding sequence TTGGAGGTCTTGAAAGTATCGGCGCACTCAAATCCAAAATCGGTCGCGGGCGCCTTAGCAGCAGTACTGCGCGAGCGAGGGACGGCAGAACTACAGGCGGTTGGGGCGGGGGCAGTTAATCAGGCAGTGAAGGCGATTGCCATCTGCCGCGGCTATGTGGCCTCCAATGGGGTTAACTTAGTGACTATTCCCGCCTTTGCCGATATCTTCATTGATGGACAGGAACGCACAGCCATGCGTTTTATTGTTCACCCGCGGTAG
- a CDS encoding DUF177 domain-containing protein: MMWLTFAELGNMHQAQKFAVTLPFEVVEMQGEVFTPLVPAVITLALTRALDKIEVTGEISGRWLVACVRCLTPAEAVLENSFDDMWWPFGQGEESEDFLASDFVDNDRQMVNLETYGTEIVLAHLPLRVLCAPDCLGICESCGQNLNEAECNCAKRDIDPRLAVLGRLLNDKGGVLDGTTKEKNFKVSPR, from the coding sequence GTGATGTGGCTTACCTTTGCTGAGCTCGGTAATATGCACCAGGCCCAAAAATTCGCCGTTACTCTCCCTTTTGAGGTTGTGGAGATGCAGGGCGAGGTTTTTACGCCACTTGTGCCAGCCGTAATCACCCTCGCTCTCACTCGCGCTCTAGACAAAATTGAGGTAACGGGCGAGATCTCTGGCCGGTGGTTAGTCGCGTGTGTGCGCTGTCTCACACCGGCAGAAGCCGTCCTTGAGAACAGTTTCGATGACATGTGGTGGCCGTTTGGTCAAGGTGAAGAGAGCGAAGATTTCTTGGCTTCTGACTTTGTAGACAACGACCGTCAAATGGTTAACCTCGAAACATATGGCACAGAGATAGTCTTGGCACATTTACCTTTGCGAGTCTTGTGTGCTCCTGACTGCCTAGGGATATGTGAATCTTGTGGGCAAAATTTGAATGAAGCCGAATGCAACTGCGCTAAGCGTGACATAGATCCGCGGCTGGCGGTGTTGGGGCGTTTGCTGAATGACAAAGGAGGTGTGTTAGATGGCACTACCAAAGAGAAAAACTTCAAAGTCTCGCCGCGATAA
- the plsX gene encoding phosphate acyltransferase PlsX, protein MRIAVDALGGDHAPSEIVAGAIAAVREKKGLQLALVGPEDKLRVALRQEGMSSAIGIVPAADTIGNDEAPVIALRRKPNSTLAVGARLIKDGQADAFVTAGNTGAFMAAGLLIAGRIAHVERPALAPLLPTVKGNGVVLLDVGATMDAKAENLAQYGLMGSIYAERVLGKVRPRVALLNVGSEEGKGNQVSKDAFSLLAASGINFVGNMEARTLLSGEFDVVVCDGFTGNVLLKMMEGVTGTMFELLREAFLADYRGKLGALLLKPSLRQLKRRFDYAEHGGAPLLGINGVFVKCHGSSRALAIKNGIFQAEKFITQEVIKKITGLAEK, encoded by the coding sequence ATGCGTATAGCAGTGGATGCTTTGGGTGGCGACCATGCCCCAAGTGAGATTGTTGCCGGAGCCATAGCCGCGGTGCGGGAGAAGAAGGGGCTACAGCTTGCCCTTGTTGGCCCCGAAGACAAGCTTCGCGTAGCCTTGCGCCAAGAAGGCATGTCATCTGCTATAGGCATTGTCCCGGCTGCAGATACAATTGGCAACGACGAGGCGCCGGTTATCGCTTTGCGCCGCAAGCCTAACTCCACCCTCGCTGTAGGTGCGAGACTCATCAAGGATGGACAGGCTGATGCCTTTGTGACGGCGGGGAATACAGGTGCCTTTATGGCTGCGGGGCTTTTAATCGCTGGCCGTATCGCCCATGTGGAAAGGCCCGCCCTAGCACCTCTCCTGCCTACTGTGAAAGGCAATGGGGTGGTCCTGCTAGATGTGGGCGCGACCATGGATGCCAAGGCCGAGAATCTCGCCCAGTACGGCCTGATGGGCTCTATTTATGCCGAACGAGTGCTTGGCAAAGTAAGGCCACGTGTTGCTCTGCTTAATGTCGGCAGCGAAGAGGGGAAGGGCAATCAGGTGAGCAAGGACGCCTTTTCGCTTCTTGCTGCGAGTGGCATAAATTTTGTCGGCAATATGGAGGCGCGAACCCTGCTCAGCGGAGAGTTTGATGTCGTAGTGTGCGACGGTTTTACCGGCAATGTCTTACTCAAAATGATGGAGGGCGTAACCGGAACCATGTTCGAACTCTTGCGCGAGGCCTTCTTGGCAGATTACCGCGGCAAGCTAGGTGCCTTACTGCTTAAACCTAGTTTACGCCAACTGAAGCGTCGCTTCGATTATGCCGAGCATGGTGGGGCACCGCTACTTGGCATCAATGGTGTTTTCGTCAAGTGCCACGGCTCGTCTAGGGCCTTAGCTATAAAGAACGGTATTTTTCAGGCCGAAAAATTCATCACCCAGGAGGTGATCAAAAAAATCACTGGCCTGGCGGAAAAGTAG
- a CDS encoding acetate kinase, which translates to MKVLVINCGSSSLKYQVFDMANESVLAKGLVEKIGLEGSFLKHRRGEEDNKLIEASIDNHEVAINLVIDALTSTEHGVVKTMAEIEAVGHRVVHAGEKYATSVLINAEVMQALHECVELAPLHNPPNIMGIEVCSKLMPAAKHVAVFDTAFHQTMPEHAYRYALPHAFYEKYGIRRYGFHGTSHRYVSERAAAMLGKPLTELKLITCHLGNGASVAAIAGGKSVDTSMGFTPLEGLIMGTRSGDLDPAIVTFLMEKEQMTPEQASNFFNKKCGMVALSEVSSDFRVIEDAAAAGDRKSKLALDMYYYRVRKYVGAYAAALGGVDAIVFTAGLGENSPEVREEVCQHLGFMGVEIDPAKNRVRGKEVDLSTAKATVKVLLVPTNEELIIARDTKMLVGIH; encoded by the coding sequence GTGAAAGTTCTTGTCATCAATTGCGGAAGTTCATCTCTCAAGTATCAAGTGTTTGATATGGCAAACGAAAGTGTTCTCGCCAAAGGCCTCGTAGAGAAAATCGGCCTCGAGGGGAGTTTTCTCAAGCATCGCCGGGGTGAGGAGGACAACAAGCTTATCGAAGCATCCATCGACAATCACGAAGTAGCCATTAACTTGGTTATCGACGCACTGACGAGCACTGAACATGGTGTAGTGAAGACCATGGCCGAGATAGAGGCCGTGGGGCACCGCGTTGTGCATGCTGGCGAAAAATATGCCACCTCTGTACTTATTAACGCCGAAGTGATGCAGGCCCTGCATGAATGCGTGGAACTTGCTCCCTTGCACAATCCGCCCAACATTATGGGCATTGAAGTCTGCAGCAAGCTGATGCCCGCGGCCAAGCATGTGGCTGTCTTTGACACCGCTTTCCATCAGACCATGCCTGAGCATGCCTATCGTTACGCCTTGCCGCATGCCTTTTACGAGAAATACGGCATTCGCCGTTATGGCTTTCACGGTACGTCACATCGTTACGTCTCAGAGCGTGCCGCAGCCATGCTGGGTAAGCCGCTCACCGAACTCAAGCTCATCACTTGCCACCTTGGCAATGGCGCCTCCGTGGCGGCTATCGCGGGGGGTAAATCCGTGGACACCAGTATGGGTTTTACACCTCTAGAAGGTCTCATCATGGGTACGCGCTCGGGTGACTTAGACCCGGCCATCGTAACTTTCCTTATGGAAAAAGAGCAAATGACGCCTGAACAAGCCAGCAACTTTTTTAACAAGAAGTGTGGCATGGTCGCACTTTCTGAGGTAAGTAGCGATTTTCGCGTCATTGAAGATGCCGCGGCGGCGGGTGACCGCAAGTCTAAGCTAGCGCTCGACATGTACTACTACCGCGTGCGTAAGTATGTGGGGGCCTATGCTGCCGCTCTCGGTGGTGTAGATGCCATCGTCTTTACAGCGGGACTTGGTGAAAACTCGCCTGAAGTGCGCGAGGAAGTTTGCCAGCACTTAGGCTTCATGGGCGTAGAAATCGACCCCGCCAAGAACAGGGTGCGCGGTAAAGAAGTCGACCTGAGCACAGCTAAGGCCACAGTCAAGGTTCTCCTTGTGCCAACAAATGAGGAGTTAATCATTGCACGTGACACTAAGATGTTAGTCGGCATACACTAA
- the rnc gene encoding ribonuclease III, which yields MPVVIELATKLGFTPQDEPLLKQALTHSSYINNHAGVSDNERLEFLGDAVLSLLCSQSLYAKFPHYAEGQLSRLRANLVCEAALAEIAKRFGLARYILLGKSAAGSGGYERPRILAGCIEALLGVAFLSGGLPRARQLFDLFYGDLMTEVTESWSEADAKSALQELAPESIKYALVQESGPDHDRTYQVEVFVRGTAYGLGEGKSKKQAEQAAALLALRKLRGEK from the coding sequence TTGCCAGTAGTAATTGAATTGGCCACGAAGCTTGGGTTTACCCCCCAGGATGAACCACTGCTCAAGCAGGCGCTTACGCATTCTTCCTACATCAATAATCATGCTGGCGTCTCGGACAATGAGCGCCTGGAGTTTCTGGGTGATGCGGTGCTGTCCTTGCTATGTAGCCAAAGTCTTTATGCTAAATTCCCCCACTACGCGGAGGGGCAGCTCAGCAGATTGCGGGCTAACCTTGTCTGCGAGGCCGCTCTAGCAGAGATCGCCAAGCGGTTTGGCCTTGCCAGGTACATCTTGCTCGGCAAAAGTGCTGCTGGTAGTGGAGGCTATGAAAGGCCAAGAATCTTAGCCGGTTGCATAGAGGCACTACTCGGGGTGGCCTTTCTTTCGGGTGGTCTGCCAAGGGCGCGGCAGTTGTTCGACCTATTCTATGGCGACCTAATGACCGAGGTCACCGAGTCGTGGTCGGAGGCTGACGCCAAGAGTGCCCTGCAAGAGCTAGCACCCGAATCTATAAAATATGCCCTGGTGCAAGAGAGTGGCCCCGATCATGATCGCACCTACCAAGTCGAAGTGTTCGTCCGCGGCACGGCCTACGGGCTAGGCGAAGGCAAGAGCAAAAAGCAGGCAGAACAAGCCGCCGCACTCCTCGCTCTACGCAAATTGCGCGGTGAAAAGTAA
- a CDS encoding DegV family protein, which translates to MTRQKIAIVTDSTADIPQALAQELGIVVVPLNVIFGERSYKDGVDIGSKEFFEMLPQATVHPRTSQPSPGEFVDVYNKVLEESAEIISIHISSGMSGTYQSAVLAAEMVGKGRVTLIDSLNASLGLGLAVILAARARNEGASRPEIVEKAKAVCDKLAYFISVESLVWLERNGRIGKASALLGALLNVHPILRLKDGGIVAHTKVRGKMSKVLTSLVESAGEFVPHGSRVRVAIMHGNCPERAADLKKLVEAAYKVEETITNQIGPVVGVHVGPGTIGLVVVPY; encoded by the coding sequence ATGACACGCCAAAAGATTGCCATTGTTACGGATAGCACCGCTGACATTCCACAAGCATTAGCCCAAGAATTAGGTATCGTGGTTGTTCCTCTTAATGTTATCTTCGGAGAGAGGAGCTATAAAGACGGGGTCGACATCGGCAGTAAAGAATTTTTCGAGATGCTGCCGCAAGCTACCGTGCATCCTCGTACCTCACAGCCTTCGCCGGGAGAATTTGTCGATGTCTACAACAAAGTCCTGGAAGAATCAGCAGAAATAATTTCTATACATATCTCCTCTGGCATGTCTGGCACCTACCAATCTGCTGTTTTGGCAGCAGAAATGGTCGGCAAGGGCAGAGTCACCCTCATAGATAGCCTGAACGCTTCCCTTGGTCTTGGCCTCGCCGTCATTTTAGCGGCGCGGGCACGTAATGAAGGGGCGAGTAGGCCAGAGATCGTCGAAAAAGCCAAGGCCGTATGTGACAAGCTCGCTTACTTTATCTCGGTCGAGAGCTTAGTCTGGCTTGAGCGCAATGGGCGCATTGGCAAGGCGAGTGCCCTGCTTGGGGCCTTGCTCAATGTGCATCCTATCCTGCGTCTTAAGGATGGCGGCATTGTAGCCCATACCAAGGTGAGGGGCAAGATGAGTAAAGTGCTAACTAGCCTAGTAGAGTCAGCGGGTGAGTTTGTGCCCCATGGTTCGCGTGTTCGTGTGGCCATCATGCATGGTAATTGCCCCGAGCGGGCGGCAGACTTAAAGAAATTAGTCGAGGCGGCGTACAAAGTCGAAGAGACAATTACCAATCAAATTGGCCCTGTTGTCGGCGTTCACGTTGGTCCGGGAACCATAGGCTTAGTGGTTGTTCCTTACTAG